From the Hyphomicrobium sp. ghe19 genome, one window contains:
- a CDS encoding cation acetate symporter codes for MAFGAPRARMVNPRLGTYFSIFAALYTALFLLVLIFEQLRLDDHLLRLAVLAGPVLIYGAMGLSVSTNETLCFFAAGRRVPAAYTGLLLGASALGGTLIVAGTGMFFFTGFDALVLLIGTLTGFVIMAIALAPFYRKFGAFTVPSYLGRRFESRVLRVVTAAVAAVPMLLVLSAELQMGGSVAQRLVGGSENGLICLLALTIAISTMAGGTRSSTWSGVAQSIALFLALLAVATTVSVIVTSLPIPQLANGPMVRGLVRNEVNEGLQLVNVWPLAFQLPPDGFSSLTKPYTQPFGAIGPLAFIIGTFAIATGISTAPWLLPRVAAAPGVYEARKSLGWATVFSGLALLTISSVAVFMRDFTLDAVRTERLGPLPQWLFQAAANHFVAFDQAATHLGFEGLKFDRDSVLFSLPVAVGLPSTFVYFLLAGALAAALVTASATTVSLAAVLGEDVVQGMSWEPPSAQNRVWVVRAFIAVVAVCGAALSIAAPTDPLRLVLWALSITGASLFPAMLLSIWWKRLTVGGAIAGVISGFVAASLAILMSEMGTLSTPSPIAGILGLPVSLGLALMTSLMRPEASRHALSIVRDMRVPGGEIIYDREMQRLQLRKHART; via the coding sequence ATGGCGTTCGGCGCTCCCCGTGCGAGGATGGTCAATCCTCGGCTCGGCACGTATTTCAGCATTTTCGCGGCGCTCTATACGGCGCTGTTCCTGCTCGTTTTGATTTTCGAGCAGCTTCGTCTCGATGATCATCTTCTAAGATTGGCGGTCCTCGCCGGACCCGTTCTCATCTACGGTGCGATGGGTCTCTCCGTCTCGACGAACGAGACGCTCTGCTTTTTCGCGGCGGGGCGGCGGGTCCCGGCAGCCTATACGGGGCTGCTGCTCGGCGCTTCGGCGCTGGGCGGGACTTTGATCGTCGCCGGTACCGGAATGTTCTTCTTTACCGGGTTCGATGCTCTCGTGCTGCTGATCGGCACGCTCACCGGCTTCGTCATCATGGCGATCGCGCTCGCGCCCTTCTACCGGAAGTTCGGCGCGTTCACCGTTCCGAGCTATCTCGGGCGACGGTTCGAAAGCCGGGTGCTCAGGGTCGTGACGGCTGCCGTCGCGGCGGTTCCCATGCTTCTGGTTCTTTCTGCCGAACTTCAAATGGGCGGCAGCGTCGCTCAACGGCTGGTCGGCGGCAGCGAGAACGGGCTCATCTGCCTTCTCGCGCTGACCATTGCAATCTCGACCATGGCCGGCGGCACCCGGTCGTCCACCTGGTCCGGAGTCGCGCAATCGATTGCGCTTTTTCTGGCGCTGCTTGCAGTCGCGACGACGGTCAGCGTCATCGTGACGAGCCTGCCGATACCCCAGCTCGCGAACGGGCCAATGGTGCGCGGATTGGTGCGAAACGAGGTGAATGAGGGCTTGCAGCTGGTGAATGTCTGGCCGTTGGCCTTTCAATTGCCGCCCGACGGCTTCTCGTCGCTGACGAAGCCTTACACGCAACCCTTCGGCGCGATCGGTCCCCTGGCCTTCATCATCGGAACGTTCGCCATCGCGACCGGCATCAGCACGGCGCCCTGGCTGTTGCCGCGCGTAGCCGCGGCTCCGGGAGTTTATGAAGCGCGGAAGTCTCTCGGCTGGGCGACGGTCTTTTCGGGACTGGCACTTCTGACGATTTCGTCGGTCGCCGTCTTCATGCGCGATTTCACACTCGACGCGGTTCGGACCGAAAGGCTCGGGCCCTTGCCGCAGTGGCTGTTTCAAGCGGCTGCCAACCATTTCGTCGCCTTCGATCAGGCGGCCACACATCTCGGCTTCGAGGGCTTGAAGTTCGATCGCGACAGCGTGCTCTTCTCGCTTCCGGTTGCGGTCGGACTACCTTCAACTTTCGTTTACTTTCTGCTTGCCGGCGCGCTCGCTGCTGCGCTCGTCACGGCTAGCGCCACGACGGTTTCTCTCGCCGCGGTGCTTGGCGAAGACGTTGTGCAAGGCATGTCCTGGGAGCCACCGTCGGCGCAAAACCGAGTCTGGGTCGTGCGTGCCTTCATTGCCGTCGTCGCCGTCTGTGGCGCTGCGCTCTCTATTGCCGCCCCGACCGATCCGTTGCGGCTCGTGCTGTGGGCGCTCTCCATCACGGGGGCGAGCCTCTTTCCGGCGATGCTCTTGTCGATCTGGTGGAAGCGGCTGACGGTCGGGGGAGCGATCGCCGGCGTCATATCGGGCTTCGTCGCGGCGTCATTGGCCATTCTGATGAGCGAGATGGGGACGCTGTCGACGCCAAGCCCGATCGCCGGCATCCTCGGTCTTCCCGTTTCGCTCGGTCTTGCGCTGATGACGAGCTTGATGCGGCCCGAGGCCAGCCGCCACGCGCTGTCGATTGTCCGGGATATGCGCGTTCCGGGCGGGGAGATCATCTACGATCGCGAGATGCAGCGGTTGCAGCTCAGGAAGCATGCCCGCACATAA
- a CDS encoding sulfite exporter TauE/SafE family protein, whose translation MTLYLPIAEMSVSVITFLALGATVGFLSGLFGVGGGFLLAPLLTFLGIPPGVAIATSTSHVVASSVSGAMTQHRRGNVDVKLGLVMLAGGLVGTYLGVNFVRILTARGLFELTVSLTYVIFLGTVGTIILIEGINASRKPRAPGGSSLRKPGQHSWIERLPFKMRFPRSKLYTSAVPPVVIGMFVGFISAMMGIGGGFVMIPALIYLLRVPTGLVIGTSLFQIVFVSATATVLHSVENKSVDIVLAAILIAGGVLGAQFGTMAGEKLRGEHLRVLLGALILLVAARMAFDLAVRPSDLYSLALVPGAP comes from the coding sequence ATGACCCTTTATCTGCCGATTGCCGAGATGTCGGTTTCCGTCATCACCTTTCTGGCACTCGGCGCGACTGTAGGTTTTCTCTCGGGGCTGTTCGGTGTCGGCGGCGGATTTCTGCTGGCGCCGCTCTTGACGTTTCTCGGCATACCGCCGGGCGTTGCGATCGCGACCAGCACGTCTCACGTCGTCGCGTCATCCGTTTCCGGCGCTATGACGCAACATCGGCGCGGCAATGTCGATGTGAAGCTCGGGCTCGTCATGCTGGCGGGCGGCCTCGTCGGAACTTATCTCGGCGTCAATTTCGTGAGGATACTGACGGCGAGGGGCCTGTTCGAGCTAACTGTTTCGCTGACGTACGTGATTTTTCTCGGCACGGTCGGAACGATTATTCTGATCGAGGGCATAAACGCCTCGCGAAAGCCGCGCGCGCCGGGCGGCTCTTCGTTGCGTAAACCGGGTCAGCACAGCTGGATCGAGCGTTTGCCGTTCAAGATGCGGTTTCCGCGGTCGAAGCTCTATACGAGCGCTGTACCGCCTGTCGTCATCGGCATGTTCGTCGGCTTCATCTCGGCGATGATGGGCATCGGCGGCGGCTTCGTCATGATCCCGGCGTTGATTTACCTCTTGCGCGTGCCGACAGGTCTCGTCATCGGGACATCGCTTTTTCAAATCGTGTTTGTTTCCGCTACGGCGACGGTGCTGCACTCTGTTGAAAACAAGTCGGTCGATATCGTCCTTGCCGCGATCCTCATCGCGGGCGGCGTTCTGGGCGCGCAATTCGGCACGATGGCGGGCGAGAAGCTTCGTGGCGAGCATTTGCGTGTTCTGCTCGGTGCGCTGATCCTGCTTGTTGCTGCTCGCATGGCTTTCGATCTCGCTGTGCGGCCCAGCGACTTATATTCGCTCGCGCTCGTGCCGGGGGCGCCATGA
- the pip gene encoding prolyl aminopeptidase — MTVRDRLDLYPPLAPYREYRLPVGAGHTLYVEECGNPHGQPVVILHGGPGGGCNPTMRRFHDPERYRIVLFDQRGCGRSTPNASLDNNTTPDLVADIEHIRTELGIGRWQLFGGSWGSTLALAYAEAHPERVSSMILRGIFLLTQAELRWFYQDGCSWIYPEAFAEFQRLIPPDERSDMIAAYHRRLTSDDLSLRYAAARAWSIWEGTTLSLIPEPERVARFGADHYALAFARIESHYFVNGGFFARDGELLLEAGRLKHIPGVIVHGRYDVVTPVKNAVLLNKAWPASDLRVVADAGHAMTEPGIVHELVRATRKFASASPASSL, encoded by the coding sequence ATGACTGTTCGTGACCGATTGGACCTCTATCCGCCTCTCGCGCCCTATCGCGAGTATCGGCTTCCCGTCGGCGCGGGCCACACGCTTTACGTCGAGGAATGCGGCAATCCCCACGGGCAGCCCGTCGTGATCCTGCATGGCGGCCCCGGCGGCGGCTGCAACCCGACCATGCGCCGCTTTCACGATCCCGAGCGATACCGGATCGTGCTCTTCGATCAGCGCGGCTGCGGGCGTTCCACGCCGAACGCTTCGCTCGATAACAACACGACGCCGGATCTTGTCGCGGATATCGAACATATTCGAACAGAGCTCGGTATCGGGCGCTGGCAGCTTTTCGGCGGGTCGTGGGGATCGACGCTGGCGCTCGCTTATGCGGAGGCTCATCCAGAACGCGTGAGCTCGATGATTCTGCGCGGCATTTTCCTGCTCACGCAGGCCGAGCTGCGCTGGTTCTACCAGGACGGCTGCAGCTGGATCTATCCCGAGGCATTTGCGGAATTTCAGCGGCTCATACCGCCCGACGAGCGCAGCGATATGATCGCAGCCTATCATCGCCGTTTGACGTCCGACGATCTCAGCTTGCGGTACGCGGCGGCCCGCGCCTGGAGCATCTGGGAAGGGACGACGCTTTCGCTTATTCCGGAGCCAGAGCGTGTCGCGCGTTTCGGCGCGGATCATTACGCCCTCGCGTTCGCCCGCATCGAGAGCCATTATTTCGTCAACGGGGGATTCTTCGCGCGCGACGGCGAATTGCTGCTCGAAGCCGGACGCCTGAAGCATATTCCCGGTGTCATCGTGCACGGGCGCTACGATGTCGTGACGCCCGTGAAGAATGCGGTGCTTCTCAACAAGGCCTGGCCTGCTTCCGATTTGCGTGTCGTTGCCGATGCCGGCCACGCGATGACGGAGCCCGGCATTGTCCATGAACTCGTCCGCGCAACGCGGAAGTTCGCGTCCGCTAGCCCGGCGTCGTCTTTGTAA
- the mscL gene encoding large-conductance mechanosensitive channel protein MscL, translating into MVNEFKEFAMRGNVIDLAVGVIIGAAFAPIVSTLVDNIIMPPIGYLMAGIDFSNLAIAIPTPTDPVLIKYGIFLNALVKFLITAFAIFLLIKLINMIQKPKPAAPPGPTPTEIYLKEIRDLLEKRAG; encoded by the coding sequence ATAGTGAATGAGTTCAAAGAATTTGCGATGCGAGGCAACGTCATCGACCTCGCCGTCGGCGTCATCATCGGCGCCGCGTTCGCGCCGATTGTTTCAACGCTCGTCGACAATATCATCATGCCGCCGATCGGCTATCTGATGGCAGGCATAGACTTCTCGAACCTGGCCATTGCGATCCCGACGCCGACTGACCCCGTCCTGATCAAGTACGGCATCTTCCTAAACGCGCTGGTCAAATTCCTCATCACGGCATTCGCGATCTTCCTGCTCATCAAGCTCATCAACATGATCCAGAAGCCGAAGCCGGCAGCACCTCCGGGCCCCACGCCGACCGAGATCTATCTCAAGGAAATTCGCGATCTTCTCGAAAAGAGAGCGGGCTAG
- the pdeM gene encoding ligase-associated DNA damage response endonuclease PdeM: MNMLKPERIGLDDFADQPVLVCGKTFVAHKSGALYWPAEKALIVSDLHLEKGSSYAVRGQMLPPYDTRETLHKLAILIDRYDPETVICLGDSLHDQAGAARMDTADVESLRILQDNRDWIWITGNHDPRIDRMLAGYVLPEIVVGGIALRHEPHAGASTHEIAGHFHPAARLVFHGTSLRRPCFVGNRLRLVMPAFGAFTGGLNILDVAFEPLFGADGLDVWMLGHEGLYPVAPRLLRED, translated from the coding sequence ATGAACATGCTGAAGCCGGAGCGCATCGGGCTCGACGATTTCGCCGATCAACCTGTGCTCGTTTGCGGCAAAACTTTCGTCGCGCACAAATCAGGCGCACTGTACTGGCCGGCCGAGAAGGCGTTGATCGTTTCCGATCTCCATCTCGAAAAGGGCTCGTCCTATGCCGTGCGCGGCCAAATGCTGCCGCCCTACGACACACGCGAAACGCTCCACAAGCTCGCGATCCTGATCGACAGGTACGACCCTGAAACGGTCATCTGCCTCGGCGACAGCCTCCACGATCAGGCCGGCGCCGCACGCATGGACACAGCCGACGTCGAAAGCCTCCGCATACTTCAGGACAATCGCGACTGGATCTGGATCACCGGCAATCACGATCCGCGGATCGATCGCATGCTCGCAGGATATGTGTTGCCCGAGATCGTCGTCGGCGGCATCGCGTTGCGCCACGAGCCGCACGCCGGAGCTTCCACGCACGAGATCGCGGGACACTTCCATCCCGCAGCCCGCCTCGTATTCCACGGAACGTCGTTGCGCCGTCCCTGCTTCGTCGGCAACCGCCTCCGCCTCGTCATGCCCGCATTCGGCGCATTCACCGGAGGCCTGAACATTCTCGATGTTGCATTCGAACCGCTGTTCGGTGCGGATGGCCTCGACGTCTGGATGCTCGGCCACGAGGGCCTCTATCCCGTCGCTCCGCGCCTGCTGCGCGAAGATTGA
- a CDS encoding isochorismatase family protein → MPRRAFLFWEGAWRRSQHSARKKGDGPLFWLQLDNTKVHDNRIGFGLKSALVLVDCIEAYTNRSSPFHANGAALAARESVVLLSAARAAQIPIFHVATRFRPSDVSDAAIWVKKMAALELLQADNPLSRFCPEVAPISRETVIVKQVASAFFGTNLALALRARGVDTIVLAGASTSGSIRATAVDGFQYGFRVMVVRDCVGDCGHAPHDASLRDIDRNYGDVIHKKDALDAFSAGAPRSSLELKGEYSADPGFAECWS, encoded by the coding sequence ATGCCGCGACGCGCCTTTCTGTTTTGGGAGGGTGCTTGGCGCCGCAGTCAGCACAGCGCACGCAAAAAGGGAGATGGTCCGTTGTTCTGGCTGCAACTAGATAACACGAAGGTGCATGACAACCGGATCGGCTTCGGTTTGAAATCCGCCTTGGTGCTCGTTGACTGCATTGAGGCTTATACGAATCGCTCCTCGCCCTTCCATGCAAATGGCGCCGCGTTGGCGGCGCGAGAATCGGTGGTCCTTCTCAGCGCCGCAAGGGCGGCACAGATCCCCATCTTTCATGTAGCGACCCGGTTTCGGCCGTCAGACGTTTCCGACGCTGCGATCTGGGTGAAAAAGATGGCGGCATTGGAACTCTTGCAGGCCGACAATCCGCTTAGCAGATTTTGTCCGGAAGTCGCGCCGATCAGCAGAGAAACAGTCATCGTCAAACAGGTTGCAAGCGCGTTCTTTGGGACCAACCTCGCTTTGGCGCTTCGTGCGCGCGGGGTCGATACCATCGTTCTCGCGGGGGCATCGACCAGCGGAAGCATTCGAGCCACTGCGGTTGACGGTTTTCAGTACGGCTTCCGTGTCATGGTCGTGAGGGACTGTGTAGGGGATTGCGGTCATGCTCCCCACGATGCCAGCCTGCGCGACATAGACAGGAATTACGGGGACGTAATTCACAAGAAAGATGCGCTCGATGCTTTCAGCGCAGGCGCTCCGCGCAGTAGCCTCGAGCTTAAAGGCGAGTATAGCGCCGACCCTGGGTTTGCCGAATGCTGGAGTTGA
- a CDS encoding DUF4212 domain-containing protein, whose translation MIERKERKPYWRHTKWQVLASIIPFIALVIILPLYAEQLNASRFLGFPLGYFLAAHGFFVVALITVASYVNRQNAIDHWHGAHEDM comes from the coding sequence ATGATCGAACGCAAGGAACGCAAGCCCTATTGGCGGCACACCAAATGGCAGGTTCTGGCGAGCATCATCCCGTTTATCGCCCTCGTTATCATTTTGCCACTTTATGCCGAGCAGTTGAACGCGAGCAGGTTCCTCGGGTTTCCGTTGGGGTACTTCCTTGCGGCTCACGGGTTCTTCGTCGTCGCCCTCATCACGGTCGCGAGTTACGTCAATCGCCAAAATGCCATCGATCACTGGCATGGCGCCCATGAAGACATGTGA
- a CDS encoding TIGR02186 family protein, translated as MLQRLCAVMVLMFAIAGGAAAADRPKEGVEADASTRQVAITSSFTGTEILVFGTVENSVQPSPEAGTYDIIIVVEGMPAPVVVREKSRVAGIWINTSSLMFASVPSYYAIASTRPIDEITDKAILDANQIGFDHVHMAHARDADVDAATVRSFKDALIRLKEAQGVYVRRDFGVTFIGRSLFRATISLPPNVPVGPLTARVYLFKEGKLLGQYQSRVMLQREGIERFIHNFAISQPLAYGLVTVLLAAAAGLTAAFAFRKPA; from the coding sequence ATGCTTCAGCGCCTTTGCGCAGTGATGGTCTTGATGTTCGCGATTGCCGGCGGAGCTGCTGCTGCCGACAGGCCGAAGGAGGGTGTGGAGGCTGACGCATCAACGCGGCAGGTCGCGATCACTTCGAGTTTCACGGGCACGGAAATTCTGGTTTTCGGCACGGTCGAAAACAGCGTGCAGCCAAGTCCCGAGGCTGGAACCTACGACATCATCATCGTGGTCGAGGGCATGCCTGCGCCGGTGGTGGTGCGAGAGAAATCGCGTGTTGCCGGTATCTGGATCAACACCTCATCTCTGATGTTCGCATCGGTCCCGAGCTACTATGCGATCGCTTCGACGCGGCCGATCGATGAGATCACTGACAAGGCCATTTTAGATGCGAACCAGATCGGCTTCGACCACGTGCACATGGCTCATGCGCGGGATGCCGACGTGGATGCCGCCACCGTGCGGTCGTTCAAGGATGCTCTGATCCGCCTGAAGGAGGCGCAAGGCGTTTACGTCAGACGGGACTTCGGCGTCACGTTCATCGGCCGCAGCCTGTTTCGTGCAACGATTTCGCTGCCGCCGAACGTGCCCGTCGGCCCGCTGACCGCGCGCGTCTACCTGTTCAAGGAGGGAAAGCTGCTCGGCCAGTACCAGAGCCGCGTGATGCTGCAGCGTGAAGGTATCGAGCGGTTCATCCATAATTTCGCGATCTCGCAACCGCTCGCCTATGGCCTTGTGACGGTTCTGCTCGCGGCAGCAGCTGGACTGACGGCCGCCTTCGCTTTCCGCAAGCCCGCGTAG
- a CDS encoding sel1 repeat family protein → MSNSELSAGYSQDQDASSGDDNRAELKAMLDVIAAQLVDADRRHTAALAEMQERIDGMGREADALRPRVPEEFAPAFVRIESAMAELAQRLSDPAEGKTTANDKRPFSGSSRFNDPYGSAMPMPMALRSAHSDARDRDDDISKRAPGVDTFDVIDSVPGDATDPWDRAAADALAGLYETGDVNFAPKVHYSSGSVARAGSQQGIDEAWLEGKFAEIAQGIEQSLAAMRPDNGISEISQRFDQFERQFAKLFAGVATHDDLAAVHLIESHVAEVVNHLVQTQDQLERLNIIEAQLASISHTLADVQGVPIDAVTGAVPVQRAPDLDAIARAAAEQTAQRFADLRGDDRHSAADELRPLIERMMSQNRQGEEQTAALLDTMQQAMIRLLDRVDSIEFGQQAATSPAPDSRQYRSGTFGGEAGRRPELVEVDDDDIDEALGAVFAEISARPSVASALAGPREASGASEEAARRGEKSRQDFVADARRAKMRLAAEQAEIAGEPVASVSISSSASEGPMAAPPAGSRPIRPAAVPSKKASGPSAPSPRLMLIAAVALVALGSLWYTFGFGKGHVSEPSSVQQVEPGTSPQANGADTSGSTDAAKSVPASSSPAGHEDKAADPSLGANGPRGDLMPGDGRRENTASDAAPRRTTALPMLGVAVDLDQPVTAAGLEQARRHQAMAEMSGQLGDAAARSGDGAAVPASMVPSAAETEGAKADLTTGSVTEVTSKSSASQTSGSKSSPLDMPPATVGPLSLRLAAANGDPSAQFEVGARLAEGKGTTQSFQDAAKWYQRSADQGFAQSQYRLGTLYERGLGLKPDAAQAAVWYQRAAAQGNIKAMHNLAVLSANQSDQSPDYTTAAQWFEAAAQRGLADSQFNLAVLYENGLGVTRDMKRAFMWLSIAARGGDADAVRRRDILRGKLTAEEVKVADKMIAAWKPSPSSRDINDARTAGEIWKNNPKNGMNG, encoded by the coding sequence ATGTCGAATTCGGAATTGAGTGCCGGCTACTCGCAAGACCAGGACGCGAGCAGCGGCGACGACAATCGCGCCGAACTCAAGGCAATGCTCGATGTGATTGCCGCTCAGCTCGTAGACGCGGACAGGCGCCACACGGCAGCACTCGCCGAAATGCAAGAGCGCATCGACGGAATGGGTCGTGAAGCGGACGCGCTCCGTCCTCGGGTTCCGGAAGAATTTGCGCCTGCGTTCGTACGCATCGAATCGGCGATGGCGGAACTCGCACAGCGGTTGTCGGATCCGGCCGAGGGAAAGACGACCGCAAATGACAAGCGGCCGTTCTCCGGTTCGTCGCGGTTCAATGACCCCTACGGATCGGCGATGCCGATGCCGATGGCGCTGCGCTCGGCGCATAGCGATGCGCGAGATCGCGATGACGACATTTCGAAGCGCGCGCCGGGCGTCGATACCTTCGACGTCATCGACTCCGTGCCCGGCGATGCGACCGATCCCTGGGATCGCGCGGCAGCCGACGCCTTGGCCGGTCTCTACGAGACTGGTGACGTGAATTTCGCGCCGAAAGTGCATTACTCCAGCGGTTCCGTTGCGCGCGCAGGGAGCCAGCAGGGCATCGACGAGGCGTGGCTCGAGGGCAAGTTCGCCGAGATCGCTCAGGGCATCGAGCAGTCGCTCGCAGCGATGCGGCCCGACAACGGCATTTCAGAGATCAGTCAACGGTTCGATCAGTTCGAGCGGCAGTTCGCGAAGCTGTTCGCGGGCGTCGCGACGCACGACGATCTCGCGGCCGTTCACTTGATCGAGTCGCATGTCGCCGAGGTGGTCAATCATCTCGTGCAGACGCAGGATCAGCTGGAACGGCTCAACATCATCGAGGCGCAGCTTGCGAGCATTTCGCATACGCTCGCCGATGTCCAGGGTGTGCCGATCGACGCGGTCACCGGCGCGGTGCCGGTGCAGCGTGCTCCCGATCTCGATGCGATCGCACGGGCGGCGGCCGAGCAGACGGCTCAACGTTTCGCCGATCTTCGTGGTGACGACCGGCATTCGGCGGCCGACGAGCTGCGTCCGCTGATCGAGCGGATGATGTCGCAAAATCGTCAGGGAGAAGAGCAGACCGCAGCGCTTCTCGATACAATGCAGCAAGCCATGATCCGTCTTTTGGATCGTGTTGATTCAATCGAATTCGGTCAGCAGGCCGCAACTTCGCCGGCGCCCGACAGCCGCCAGTATCGCAGCGGAACGTTTGGCGGCGAAGCTGGGCGCCGTCCGGAGCTGGTCGAGGTCGACGATGACGACATCGACGAAGCGCTGGGCGCGGTCTTCGCGGAAATTTCTGCGAGACCTTCGGTCGCTTCCGCTTTGGCAGGGCCGCGCGAGGCTTCCGGAGCATCTGAAGAGGCTGCTCGCAGGGGTGAGAAGAGCCGTCAGGATTTCGTTGCCGATGCCCGGCGCGCCAAGATGCGCCTTGCGGCCGAGCAAGCCGAAATTGCGGGCGAGCCAGTGGCGTCCGTCTCGATCTCGTCGTCGGCCTCCGAGGGACCCATGGCGGCGCCGCCTGCCGGAAGCCGGCCCATTCGCCCGGCTGCCGTGCCGTCGAAAAAAGCGTCGGGTCCATCGGCGCCATCGCCACGGCTCATGTTGATTGCGGCAGTTGCTCTCGTTGCGCTGGGGAGCCTTTGGTACACGTTCGGTTTCGGCAAAGGCCACGTGAGCGAGCCTTCCAGCGTGCAGCAGGTCGAGCCCGGAACGTCTCCGCAGGCAAACGGCGCCGACACCAGCGGGTCGACGGATGCAGCCAAATCGGTGCCCGCATCTTCGTCTCCCGCAGGCCATGAGGACAAGGCGGCCGACCCATCGCTTGGCGCGAACGGACCGCGCGGCGATCTCATGCCGGGCGACGGCCGGCGCGAAAATACTGCATCCGATGCTGCGCCCCGGCGCACCACGGCTTTGCCGATGCTTGGCGTGGCCGTCGATCTCGATCAGCCTGTAACGGCGGCGGGGCTCGAACAGGCGAGGCGTCATCAAGCGATGGCTGAGATGTCCGGTCAGCTCGGCGACGCGGCTGCCCGGTCGGGTGACGGGGCTGCCGTTCCGGCTTCGATGGTGCCGAGCGCAGCTGAGACCGAAGGCGCGAAAGCCGACCTCACTACCGGGTCGGTTACGGAAGTTACGTCGAAGTCCAGCGCGTCGCAGACGAGTGGGTCGAAATCATCGCCGCTCGACATGCCGCCCGCGACCGTCGGTCCGCTGTCACTGCGTCTCGCGGCGGCCAACGGCGATCCTTCGGCGCAATTCGAAGTCGGCGCTCGTCTCGCGGAAGGCAAGGGCACGACGCAGAGCTTCCAGGATGCCGCGAAATGGTATCAGCGGTCGGCCGATCAGGGCTTCGCGCAGTCGCAGTACCGGCTCGGCACGCTCTATGAGCGTGGTCTCGGGCTGAAGCCCGACGCGGCGCAGGCGGCAGTCTGGTATCAGCGCGCGGCGGCGCAGGGCAACATCAAGGCGATGCACAATCTTGCGGTGCTCAGCGCCAATCAGAGCGACCAGTCTCCCGACTATACGACGGCCGCGCAGTGGTTCGAGGCAGCCGCACAGCGTGGTCTGGCGGACAGTCAGTTCAACCTTGCGGTGCTCTACGAAAACGGTCTCGGTGTGACGCGGGACATGAAACGGGCGTTCATGTGGCTTTCGATCGCGGCTCGCGGCGGCGACGCCGATGCGGTACGGCGGCGCGATATCCTTCGCGGCAAATTGACTGCCGAAGAGGTGAAGGTCGCTGACAAGATGATCGCGGCTTGGAAGCCTTCTCCGTCGAGCCGTGACATCAACGATGCCCGTACGGCCGGCGAAATCTGGAAGAACAACCCGAAAAACGGCATGAACGGCTAG